Within Acidaminococcus timonensis, the genomic segment TGGATGAAATGGTAACGGGAGGCGACAAGCAATGATCCGACAGCATCTGGCCATCCTGGCCGACAACAAACCCGGCGTGCTGACCCATGTGGCCGGACTCATCAGCCGCCGTGCCATCAACATCGAGTTCATCAACGCCGGCTATACGGAAGAACCGGACGTAACCCGGATCAACATCGTCGTTTCCGTGGAAGACCGGTATGAGCTGGACCAGGCCATCAAACAGCTGGCCAAGCTCATCGATGTGATCAAGGTGGTGAACCTGGACGACGCTCCCTTTGTGAGCTATGAACTGGCCATGATCAAGGTCAGCGCCCCCACACCCCAGGTGCGGGAGGAACTGACGAACCTGGCCGACCTGTTCCACGCCAAGGTGGTGGACGTACAGAAAAAATCCCTGGTACTCCGCCTCACCGGCCGGGAGGATCACATCGATGCCCTCCTGGAAGTGCTGGAGGACTACCAGATCATCGAAATCGCCCGTACCGGGCAGATTTCCCTCTCCCGCGGGCTGATTCCAGTAAAAAAAATGTAATAAAAAAGAGAGCTGTGAACGATTTGATGTGACCCCAAAAAGTTAGACCTTAGTAACGAGATGGTTTTTACCGTCTCGTTACTTTTTTATGCTGCCTGCAAGGAAAGCCTGTATTGAACAGGACTTTTCCAGCCCAGTTTTTCCTTGATTCTTTGCTCGTTATAGTATTTGATGTATCGTTCGATAGCGCCTTTTAATTCTTTGTAGCTGTAGTAGGTCACTCCGTAATATATTTCCTGCTTCAGTAAGCCGAAGAAGTTTTCCATTACAGCGTTATCATGACAGTTGCCTTTTCGAGACATGCTCTGAAAAATTCGTTCGTTTTTTAGTCTTTTGGTATAGAATTTCATTTGGTATGCCCAGCCCTGATCGGAGTGAAATGTTCTTCGATACGGACAATCAGCAGTAATTTTGATTGCTTTGGCTTGAGCTTCCAGTATGCTGTTAGCCGAAGGATATTTGGCTATTCCATAGCTGATGATTTCATTATTGAACATGTCCAGGAAAGGATCCAGATAAAGCTTGCGCAGAGTCAAATGTCCCTGTGAATCTGCTTCATAGTATTTGAATTCTGAAGTGTCGGTCGTAATCTTCTGGTGAGGGATATTCGTCTCAAAACGACGATGTATCCTATTTGGAGCAATGGTTCCTACCTTACCCTTATAGGAGCTGTATTTACGGCTCTTCCGGGTAAAAGATGTTACCTGAAGGCTCAGTTTCTGCATGATACGTTGAACTTTCTTCTTGTTCACGCAAATCCCTTGGTTCTTTAGCTCACCGGTCATGCGACGGTATCCATAATCTTTATGCTGGCTGCGGATTTCCTGTATTTTCTCCTCTACTTCCTGGTCTGGATTCTCGCGGTCAAACCGTTTCTGCCAGTACATATAGGTTGCTTTGGGCATTTGCGTATAGGAGAGAATGTCTTTCAACTTGAATGATCCTCGGAGACTGGAGATGATTTTCGCAACTCTCTCATTTTTGCTTCGTCCTCTAAACGCAGTCTCCTCAGTTCTTTTAAAAAAGCATTCTCTATTCGGAGTTTAAGGTTTTCATTCTCTAACTCCTGGACATGTTCCACACTGATGTTGACCATCGGTTGTTGAACCTGGGTATCTGTTTTTTTGGGTTTTGATTGGCTCAAAGTCTTTTTCCTACCTTTTTTATGTGACCGTAACGCATCCGGCCCCGCAATTTTAAATTCATTGACCCATCTGGAAATCAATGACGGATTGTTGATTCCTACACGAATTGCCAATTCCTGATATGAGATTTCATTTGTTAAGTAAGACTCTACCACAGAAAGTTTTTCTTTGAAAGAGTATATTTTTTGAGAGCGAGATCTCTTCAGACCATTATCTCCAAATGCCTTGTAAGCAGCAGCCCACTTTAGCAGCTGGCTGCTACTTGCCATCCCATATTTACGTGAAATAGAAATACACCCTTTGTCACTGTTCAAGTATTCCAGTACTATTTTTTTCTTAAATTCATAGCTGTGTCTTGCCATAAAAAAACTAACCCCCAATTGTTAGATTTTTGGTCTAACAATTGGGGGTCAGCTCAATTTTTTCACAGCTCTCTTTTTTGCCAGCGTAAGCTGGCTTCCATCAGCTAGTGACTATTTGACTAGTGACTAGTGACGGGTGTGTGAAAAAGTATTTTTCACGCCCCTTTTAGAAATGGATCGTCTGGCCGTCCCTGGGCATGATATAGCTGGTGACGCCCCGGTTGGTCAATCTGCCCCGCATCTCATGACGGGTGATGCAGGCCGCTGCATCGTTGTCCATATGGGTCACGTACACCACGGCATCGGGCAGGTTCCGGGATACGCTCTCGATGTCCTCGTCATCCATGGAAAGCCGGCCGCATCCCAGCAGCGCAGCTGCGCAACCATTCACCATCACCACCCGGGGCTTGAAATCCTGGAGTACCTGTCGTACCCCCTCGTACCAGATGGTATCTCCGGCCACATACAGCGCCTTTTCTCCTTCTTTCAGGAGCACCACTCCCATGGCATCCCCGGTGGGGATGATCTTTCCGTGGCAGGTGGCCGTCTTCACCAGGGTGATCTCCCCCAGCTCGGTGCCTTCCTCCGACACCACCCGCACATCTGCAAAGCCGGATTTCCGCAGGAGCGCTGCATCCGTCTCGTTCTGTACCAGGGCCGGGATCTTCTTATCCAGCAAAGCGCCCACCGTGCCATCCGCGGCCCGATCGATGTGGTCCGGAGCCAGGCTGGTGAACAGATAATAATCCACATGCTCCAGGATCGTCCCGATGGGGTCCGGAAGGGGATAAAAGGGCATGGGAAGCTGCATTTTCACCGGATCAGGGGTCTTATAGGGCTGGCCGGAAATATCCCCCAGGGTCCCCAAGGCCCCCTTTTCTCCCAGATAGGGATCCAGAAGGAACGTTGTATCTCCATAAACGATTTTATTGGTACCATTGCGAATCTGTTGGATCTGCATTGTATGACCTCCTTTTCTGCCTTTTATTATACTCCCAGATTGGGCAGGGGACGCCCAGCAAAAAGAATCCTTCCCCGGCCTCCAGGACCCTTCTCCCAGGGGCTGCTGCTAGCGGCTTCCCCGATACTTGAAGCAGCCGGGCTCGTGGCTGTCCACCACCCCCACAGCCTGCAGGTAGGAATAGACCACCGTGGTGCCCACGAACTTCATCCCCAGTTTCTTCCATGCTTTGGACAGGTTGTCGGACAGGTCCGAATGGGTCCGGCCGTCGTGTTCCTGCAGGGTCTTCCCTTCTGTAAAATGCCACAGATACCTGTCGAAGCTGCCCCATTGCCCTGCCAGTTCCAGGAAGATCCGGGCATTGGTCACGGCCGCCCTGATCTTCAGTTTGTTCCGGATGATCCCGGGATCCTGGCGCAGGGCCTCCAGTTTCCTTTCCTCATAAGCAGCGATCTTCACCGGGTCGAAACCATCGAAGGCATTCCGGAAGGCCTCCCGCTTATTCAGTACACATTCCCAGGAAAGCCCGGCCTGGAAGGTTTCCAGCAGCAGCATTTCAAACAGCTTCCGGTCCGTATGGACCGGTACGCCCCATTCTTCGTCATGGTACCGGATGTACCGTTCATTTTTCGGATTGGCCCAGAAGCATCGCTGCTTCCCGTCAGCCCATTTTGTCATTCTTTTACTCCTTATTCAAAAAATCGCCGATGGCGATTTTTCACCATCGGCTAGAGACTAGTGACTCGAGACTAGTGGCTTTATTGAGTTACCGCTTCCGCCACCTTATGGCCCATTTCGGAGGTACTGATCACCGTCAGTCCTTCGCCGGCCAGCTCCGGTGTCCGGTAGCCCTGTTTCATCACTTCATCCACTGCCGCTTCAATGGCTTTGGCAGCCGCTTCCTGTTTCAGGGAATACCGCAGCAGCATGGCCGCTGACAGGATGGTCCCCAGCGGGTTGGCAATGCCCTTGCCGGCAATGTCCGGCGCACTGCCATGGATGGGTTCGTACAGCCCGGTTCCATCGCCCAGGCTGGCAGAAGGCAGCAGCCCGATGCTGCCGGCAATGGTGGAAGCCTCATCCGACAGGATATCCCCGAAAATGTTGTTGGTCAGGATCACATCGAACTGTTTGGGATCCAGCACCAGCTGCATGGCACAATTGTCCACATAATAGTGGTTCAGTTCCACATCCGGATACTTCTCATCATGGATTTCCGTGACGATTTTCCGCCACATCCGGGAAGAACCCAGGACATTGGCTTTATCCACGCTGGTCACCTTGCCCCGGCGCAAACGGGCCGCTTCAAAGGCCTTGACAGCAATCCGTTCCACTTCAGGACGGGTGTATTTTTCAATGTCCGAAGCCGTTTCCACCCCATCCACCAAAGCGGCTTCCTTGTGTTCTCCGAAGTAGATCCCGCCGGTCAGTTCCCGGACAATCACCAGATCGGCGCCTTCTGCCCGTTCCGTCTTCAGCGGAGACAGATGGGCCATGTAGGGACGCACCTGCACCGGCCGCAGGTTGCAGTACAGCCCCAGGGCCTTGCGGATGCCCAGCAGCCCCTTTTCCGGCCGCTTGGTCACATCTTCGATGTGATCCCATTTGGGACCGCCTACCGCGCCCAACAGCACACCGTCCGCCGCCCTGGCACTGGCAATGGTCTCTTCCGGCAGCGGCGTTCCGAACTTGTCATAGGCACAGCCTCCCATGAGTTTGTGGTCATAGGAAATGTCCAGGCCAAACACATCGGCCGTTTTTTTCATGACTTCAAGGGCGGCATCGGTGATCTCAGGACCGATGCCATCCCCGGCCAATACGGTAACTTTCATCAGGCATGCTCTCCTTTCACATAGTTGATCAGCCCGCCGGCTTCCTGGATTTTCCGGACAAAGGCCGGCAGCGGATGGGTCTTGATGGTGATGCCTTTATTCACCACATGGATCTCCCCTTTGTCCAGATCCACATCCACCGTATCCCCGGCCTGGATCTTTTTGGCATCGTCACCCACTTCCAGCACCGGCAGCCCGATGTTGATGGCATTCCGATAGAAGATCCGGGCAAAGCTTTCGGCAATGATGCACTGGATGCCCTTTTCCTGGATGACAATGGGAGCATGCTCCCGGGAGGAGCCGCAGCCGAAGTTCCGGCCGGCCACGATGATGTCCCCGGGCTTTACGTTGGGGGCAAAGGTGGTGTCGATATCTTCCATGGCATGTTCGCTCAATTCTTTGAAATCGGAGATGTTCAGGTAGCGGGCAGGGATGATCACATCCGTGTCCACATGGTCTCCGTAACGCCAAACCTTACTCATTTCATTACCTCCCTGGGATCCGTGATATGGCCGGTCACTGCACTGGCCGCTGCCGTCAGCGGGCTGGCCAGATACACTTCGCTGTCTACGTGGCCCATCCGGCCTCTGAAGTTCCGGTTGGTGGTGGAAACGCACCGTTCACCGGCTGCCAGGATGCCCATATAGCCGCCCAGACAGGGTCCGCAGGTGGGCGTGGATACGGCGGCACCGGCGTTGATGAAGATGTCCAGCAGGCCGTTATCCATGGCCCGTTTGTAAATTTCCTGGGTAGCCGGGATGATGATGCAGCGCACCCGGTCGTTGACTTTCCGGCCCTTCAGGATGCGGGCTGCCGAAACCAGATCTTCGTACCGGCCGTTGGTGCAGGAACCGATGACCACCTGGTCGATGGCAATGTCCCTGCCTTCTGCGGCAGGATGGGTGTTTTCCGGAAGATGGGGATAGGCCACCGTCGGCTCCAGCTGATCCAGGGCGATGGTGATGGTGCGAGCATAGACCGCATCTTCATCTGCTTCCACGGCTTCCCATTTCCGGGTGACGCCCCGTTCTTTCAGATATTCCCGGGTCTTGTCATCCACCGGGAAGATCCCGTTCTTGCCGCCGGCTTCAATGGCCATGTTGCAGATGGTGAACCGGTCCGCCATGGACAGTTCTCCCACCCCGTCCCCAAAGAATTCCAGGGACTGATACAGGGCCCCATCCACTCCGATCATGCCGATCAGGGTCAGGATCACGTCCTTACCGGAAATGTAGTCCGGTTTCTTGCCGGTGAGTACCACTTTGATGGCCCGTGGGACCTTGAACCAGGTCTGTCCGCTGGCCATGGCAGCCCCCAGGTCCGTCTGGCCCACCCCGGTGGAGAAGGCGTTCACGGCACCATAGGTGCAGGTGTGGGAATCGGCCCCGATGACCAGCTCGCCCGGTGCCACCAGGCCGCTGTCAGGGACCAGGGCATGTTCGATGCCCATCCGTCCCACTTCAAAATAGTTGGTGATATGGTGTTTCCGGGCAAAATCCCGCATGTGTTTGCACAGGGTGGCCGATTTGATATCCTTGGGAGGAGAGAAATGATCCGGCACCAAAGCAATCTTATCCTTGTTGAACACAGGACGGCCGATTTTATCGAATTCATCGATGGCAGGAGGCCCGGTAATATCATTGGCCAGGGTCAGATCCACCTGGGAAACCAGCAGTTCCCCTTCTTCCACTTCCGGCCGGCCGGCATGGCGGGCCAGGATTTTTTGCGTTCTTGTCATTCCCATTTGTATGACTTCCTTTCTTGTGCACCAAAAAGCCCCTACCTGCTGCAAAGCAGATAGGGGCGAACGAGCGCTGTACCACCCTATGTTGGGTCTCATTCAGCCTAACGCGCTGTGGACGGCAGAAGTTACTGGATTTCGCCTCTGCAGCTCCCGGGCCAGAGGAATCGTCATCGCTTACTGGCTCGCACCCAACGCCAGCTCTCTGGAAGTTCATACGATTCCATTCCCGTTCATTGCCTGTGTTTGTTTGAAATGGTATGGTTTACATTATACATCATTGGCAACGGGTGTCAATAGTTTTTTGTAGTCAAACATGAACTTTAATCGAACAATCCGGCATTATCATATTGTGCAGGGATGACAACCTGGGCATTTCCATCAATATATCCCCATTTTTTAGTACGGCTGTCCTTGAAAGCAGCCCTGTCCGCCGTGAGAGGCCCCAGTTGCTGCAGTTCTTCCCGGAAGGGAGCCACGGCCCTGCCGGATCTGTCGATGACACCACCCTTGCCCTTTTCCATGGCCGTAGTCCGGTCTTCCAGGAAAGACTGGACGCTTTCGAACCGGTTGGCGATCACCACCTGGTTGGACGGGTCGATGAAGCCCCATTTCTTGTCAGAGGCAAAGGGAGCCAGTCCCCGGCTGAAGGGCAGCAGGGCATCGTAGGCAGCCGGGATCACGATCCGGCCTTTTTCATCCAGCATGCCCCAGTGGCCTTCATCCCGGAACAGGGCATATTTGCCGTAGAAGGGAGACACGTAGCTGTAATTGGGCGGAATCACTTCCTGCCCCTTCTTGTCCACATAGCCCCGGTACAGGTTGGAAGGCATGGCCATGGCCGGTGAGACGCTGATGCCGCCACCCCAGCCCCAGCCGTGGTGATGGTGATGATGGTACCCATAGCCCACATCACCCCAATAGGGACCCCAGCCGGGACCGATGCCCCAGTAGGGACCGCCCCAGCCCCAGCCGTCTCCCCAGCCCAGGCCGATGGAGAGATAATCCAGGAAGCTGTGGCTGGCCCGGCGGACACCCACTTCGGCCAGGCCGTTATCCTGGAAGTCGCCTACGTAGGCATACTTCTTCAGTTTGGCATACCGCCTGCCCGTGGTATCCATGAGCCAGCCGCCGTCCACCACGGCCACGCCCTGGTGGAAATCCCCGGCTTTTCTGGCACTGACACTGGGCAGCACGGTGCCGTCCCTGCGGATGTAGAACCACTGTTTGCCGGTTTTGACCGCAGCCAGCCCTTCGCTGAAGCCATGGACTTCCTTGTACTGGGGCTGGATCACCACTTTTCCGGTGGTATCGGCAAAGCCCCATTTGCCCTTCAGCTTGACAGGCGCCATTCCCTCGCTGAAAGCCTGGACCCCTTCATAGTCCCCGGGCAGCTTCTCCCCCTTCAGATTGTAAAAGCTCCAGGTCCTGCCGGCCTGCCCCCCCAGATATCCGGTGCCTCCGTCGGTGACTTTCTTCAGGGTGGGCGGCAGCAGCACCCTGCCGTCCCGGTCCATCAGACCGTATTTGCCCTTCTCCTGGACAAGGATCACCGGGTCCTCCTTAGGGTCCCCCAGGACCACTTTTTTATAATGCAGGGGCAGGATTTCCTTTCCTGCCGTATCGATGACCCCCTGTTTGCCGGATTTTTCCACCACGGCCAGATGGTCGGCCGCCAGGGCTGTCTGCCCCAGAGCCAGGCACAGTCCCAGCACAACAGCCAATTTACCATATGTCATCCAGAACACCTCCATCCATTTGCTGGTTTTATTGTACCACAGGGAAGTGAAAGGAAGCAGGTACAGGATGGCCTATTTCCCTGTCACGTTGCTGCGGATCAGCCGGGCCAGGGCCTCCATGGCCCGTGTCTGGTAGGCACCCCTGCGGCGGGCCAGATACAGCGTCCGGCGCAGGGGAAATGCCGGCAGCTGATAGAACACAGCCCGGTTCTTTTTCCGCAGGATCTGCAGGGCCATGCGGGGGATCAGTGCGAATCCCTGGTTGGCCAGGACCAGCCGATGGGACAGGGTCACACTGTCCGTTTCCAGGATCACCCGGGGATGCAGCCCCGCTTCCCGAAACAGGGAATCTGCCTGGAACCGCATACCCCGCCCCGGCTTCAATAAGATGAAGGGCATATGCTCCAGCAGGGATACATCCGGCAGCACATTGGTGCTGCCATAGGACCAGTTCCCCTGCTTTTCATAAAAGAAAGCCGGCGCCTCCAGATAGATGGGATCCGTCAGAAGGGGCTGGTACTCCAGTTCCGGATCCGTGTTCTCATAAGTCAGGGAAAGGTCCAGCTTTCCCTGGCGAAGCAGGGGATTCAGTTCCCGGATCCAGGTTTCCGTCAGCTGCAGTTCCACCTGAGGATATTGTTTCCGGAACTGTTCCAGGATCACCGGCAGCAGCACTTCGCTGGAAATTCGGGAAAGTCCCAGCCGGACCTGGCCCGTATGGGAATCCCGGATATCGTGGATTTCCCGCTGTCCTTCCTGATAGGCCGCCAGGACCTGTCGGGCGGATCGGGCATAGATTTCCCCTGCCTGGGTCAGATAAACCCCGCCGGCCTCCCGTACCAGCAGGGGCAGTCCCGCCTCCTGTTCCAGTTCCCGGATGATCCGGCTCAGGGCCGGCTGGGCCAGCTCCAGTTTCCGGGCCGCCGCCGTGATATTTTTTTCTTCACAGACGGTCAGGAAATACCGCAGGTATTTTTCGTGGAACATGATATTCTGCCTCCCATATCATTTTTGTTATAGCGCTATTATACTATTAAGATTTTACAGCATGGCAGGGATTTTTTATAATAGAAGGGAATTTGCTGGAGAGGAGCGTTTCCATGAAAAAAATCACTGCATTCCTGACAGCCGCCCTGATCGGGTTCTTTCTGCGGCAGCTGGGTATCCCAATTCCCTATATGCTGGGCGGCATCCTGACCGGATTCGTCCTCAGCGCTTTCCTGGACAGCTCCTTCCACTGGCCCAGGCAGTGGCGCAATGCCATGCTGGGAGTGGCCGGCTATGGCATCGGCAGCAACTGCACCCCTGAAACATTTGTCAAACTGAGCCAGGAAACCCTGGGCATCTTCGGTGCCTCCCTCTTCACCCTGGCGGTGTCCGTGGCCGTGGCCATCTACATGCACCGGCATACCTTCGCCAATCTGCTCAGCTCCATTATGGGCTGCCTGCCCGGCGGCCTAACTGCCATGACGGTCCTGATGGAAGATTATGAAGAAGCGGACCAGAATGTAGTGGTGGTATCCCAATGCCTCCGTCTATTCGTAGTGGAAGTCAGTGTCCCGTTCCTGGCGGTGAATCTGTTCGGCGGCCAGGTCATCCGCCTGACCGGCCCCAGCCTGTGGGACACCAGCGTGGCGGATTTCCTGAGCCTGTTCCATCCGGGCTGGCTGCTGGTTTTCCCCCTGGCGCTGGGAGGCCGATACCTGGCAAAGAAGGGCCACATGCCCACCAGCCAGCTGCTGGGGCCCATTATCGCCACAGCCCTGTTTGCCTGCTGGCAGGGCGGCGTATCCCGGATCCCGGCGCCGGCCATGGCGTTCGCCCAGCTCCACATCGGCCTGTACATCGGCACCATGCTGGATCGGGACAAACTGCTGAAGACAAAGACGCTGATTCCCAACATTTTGATCGGTTCCCTGCTGATGGTGATCTCCAGCGCCCTTCTTTCCCTGTTCCTGTCCCGGCTCTACGGATTCACCACCCTGACGGCCTTCCTGGCCCTGGCTCCCGGCGGTATCGCCGAGATGTGCCTGTCCGGCCTGGAGATGCAGCAGGACGTGGCCGTGATCCTGACCTACCAGCTGGTGCGGGTCCTGATCCTGGCTCTGGGGGTCCCCTTTGCCATCCGAAAAGTATTCAAGCCTGCAAAATAAAAAATGGCTGTCGCTCCACGCGACAGCCATTTTTTATTTTACAATCAATCCAGGGCCGCAAAAGCCTGTTTCAGATCGTCGATGATATCATCGATATGTTCCGTACCGATGGACAACCGGATGGTGGCCGGTGTAATGCCGGAAGCAGCCAGTTCTTCTTCATTCATCTGAGAATGGGTGGTGGAAGCCGGATGGATGACCAGGCTCTTCACATCAGCCACATTGGCCAGCAGGGAGAAGATCTTCAGATGATCGATGAATTTCCGGGCTGCTTCTGCGCCGCCCTTGATTTCAAAGGTGAAGATGGAGATCCCGCCGTTGGGGAAATATTTCTTGTACAGTTCATGATCCGGATGATTGGGCAGGGAGGGATGGTTGACCTTGGCCACATGGGGATCCTTCGCCAGGAAATCAACAACCTTCAGGGCATTCTCCACATGCCGTTCCACCCTCAGAGACAGGGTTTCCAGGCCCTGCAGCAGCAGGAAGGCGTTGAAGGGAGAGATGGTGGCACCCGTATCCCGCAGGATCAGGGTCCGGATGTAGGTTACATAAGCGGCCGCGCCCACGTCCTTGGCGAAGCTGATGCCATGGTAGCTGGGGTTGGGGTCTACCAGCCAGGGGAACCGGCCGGAAGCCACCCAGTCGAATTTACCGCTGTCGATGATCACGCCGCCCAGGGTAGTACCGTGGCCGCCGATGAATTTCGTGGCAGAATGGACTACCACGTCAGCCCCATGTTCGAAGGGACGCAGCAGGTACGGGGTGGCGAAGGTGCTGTCCACCACCAGAGGGATATTGTGCTTGTGAGCAATTTCTGCTACTGCATCGATGTCGATCAGGTTGGCGTTGGGGTTGCCCACGGATTCAATGTAGATGGCCTGGGTGTTTTCCTTTACGGCATCTTCGAATACATGGACGCCCTGGGTGGGATCCACGAACGTGGTTTCAATGCCGAAATCCGGGAAGGTATGTTCGAACAGGTTGTAGGTACCGCCGTACACGGTGGTGGCGCAGACAATGTGCTGACCGGCATGGACCAGAGCCTGCATGGCGTAGGTCACTGCAGCGGCGCCGCTGGCCGTAGCCAGAGCTGCCACGCCGCCTTCCAGGGCAGCGATCCGTTGTTCGAAGACGTCTTCCGTAGGGTTGGTCAGACGGCCGTATACGTTGCCGGCGTCCTTCAGGGCGAACCGATCAGCGGCGTGCTGGCTGTTGCGGAATACGTAAGAAGTGGTTTGGTAAATGGGGACTGCACGGGCATCCGTGGCGGGATCCGGTTGTTCCTGGCCCACATGGAGCTGCAGGGTCTCAAAATGGTACTTTTTTTCTTCGCTCATTGTCTTTGCCTCCCAAATTCAGAACGGTTTTAATTACCTGTACTTCACTATGAATTAAATTATAGGGATATGTTTCTGTTTTGTCAACAGTTTTTGATACAAAAATCCAGGGATTTTTCAACTGTCTGTTGCCTTTCTATGAGGGGATGTCCATTTCTTTGAGAAACCTGCCCCCTGCAGTCCTATTTCCGGGCCAGCAGGACCACCATGGTGATGATGCACAGGGCCCCGATGCTTTCGGCCACTCCGATGTGATTCCCCAGGAACAGGATGGAGAAGAAATAGGCGGAAAGGGGTTCAAAAGCCGCCAGGGTTCCGGTCTCCGAAGCCGGGATGTACCGGGTGCTTTCCAGGTAGACCGTATAGGCCACCAGGGTCCCCAGCACAAACAGCACACCGAAGGACCAGAGAGTATCGAAGTTGAAGAGGGCTCCCTGTACATTGGGATGGACCAGCAGTTCCAGCAGCAGGGCATTGCCCAGACTGCCCCAGCCGATGATCAGGAAACAGCTGTAGCGCTGGAGCAGTTCCGCCGCATACAGGGTGTACCAGGCCATGCCAAAGGCTCCCAGGATGCCCCAGAACAGGGTTTCCGGCGAAACGGCCAGGACAGCCCCCTCTCCCCGGGTAGCAATCAGGGCCGTACCCAGGATGGCCAGCCCCACAGCCACCACTTCCCGCCGCCGGGGTCCCCGCTTCGCTTTCCACAGGGACATGACCAGCAGGATGGCCGGCATCAGGTACTGGAGCACCGTGGCCGTGGCCGCATTGCTGTAATAGATGGCCTTCACAAAAGGCACCTGCATGACAAACATGCCCAGCACGGTGAACTTCAGCATGAGCCAGGGATCCTTCCGCAGCGGTACCAGCAGC encodes:
- the ilvN gene encoding acetolactate synthase small subunit — its product is MIRQHLAILADNKPGVLTHVAGLISRRAINIEFINAGYTEEPDVTRINIVVSVEDRYELDQAIKQLAKLIDVIKVVNLDDAPFVSYELAMIKVSAPTPQVREELTNLADLFHAKVVDVQKKSLVLRLTGREDHIDALLEVLEDYQIIEIARTGQISLSRGLIPVKKM
- a CDS encoding IS3 family transposase; the protein is MISSLRGSFKLKDILSYTQMPKATYMYWQKRFDRENPDQEVEEKIQEIRSQHKDYGYRRMTGELKNQGICVNKKKVQRIMQKLSLQVTSFTRKSRKYSSYKGKVGTIAPNRIHRRFETNIPHQKITTDTSEFKYYEADSQGHLTLRKLYLDPFLDMFNNEIISYGIAKYPSANSILEAQAKAIKITADCPYRRTFHSDQGWAYQMKFYTKRLKNERIFQSMSRKGNCHDNAVMENFFGLLKQEIYYGVTYYSYKELKGAIERYIKYYNEQRIKEKLGWKSPVQYRLSLQAA
- a CDS encoding helix-turn-helix domain-containing protein: MARHSYEFKKKIVLEYLNSDKGCISISRKYGMASSSQLLKWAAAYKAFGDNGLKRSRSQKIYSFKEKLSVVESYLTNEISYQELAIRVGINNPSLISRWVNEFKIAGPDALRSHKKGRKKTLSQSKPKKTDTQVQQPMVNISVEHVQELENENLKLRIENAFLKELRRLRLEDEAKMRELRKSSPVSEDHSS
- a CDS encoding MBL fold metallo-hydrolase; its protein translation is MQIQQIRNGTNKIVYGDTTFLLDPYLGEKGALGTLGDISGQPYKTPDPVKMQLPMPFYPLPDPIGTILEHVDYYLFTSLAPDHIDRAADGTVGALLDKKIPALVQNETDAALLRKSGFADVRVVSEEGTELGEITLVKTATCHGKIIPTGDAMGVVLLKEGEKALYVAGDTIWYEGVRQVLQDFKPRVVMVNGCAAALLGCGRLSMDDEDIESVSRNLPDAVVYVTHMDNDAAACITRHEMRGRLTNRGVTSYIMPRDGQTIHF
- a CDS encoding DNA-3-methyladenine glycosylase I, giving the protein MTKWADGKQRCFWANPKNERYIRYHDEEWGVPVHTDRKLFEMLLLETFQAGLSWECVLNKREAFRNAFDGFDPVKIAAYEERKLEALRQDPGIIRNKLKIRAAVTNARIFLELAGQWGSFDRYLWHFTEGKTLQEHDGRTHSDLSDNLSKAWKKLGMKFVGTTVVYSYLQAVGVVDSHEPGCFKYRGSR
- the leuB gene encoding 3-isopropylmalate dehydrogenase, with product MKVTVLAGDGIGPEITDAALEVMKKTADVFGLDISYDHKLMGGCAYDKFGTPLPEETIASARAADGVLLGAVGGPKWDHIEDVTKRPEKGLLGIRKALGLYCNLRPVQVRPYMAHLSPLKTERAEGADLVIVRELTGGIYFGEHKEAALVDGVETASDIEKYTRPEVERIAVKAFEAARLRRGKVTSVDKANVLGSSRMWRKIVTEIHDEKYPDVELNHYYVDNCAMQLVLDPKQFDVILTNNIFGDILSDEASTIAGSIGLLPSASLGDGTGLYEPIHGSAPDIAGKGIANPLGTILSAAMLLRYSLKQEAAAKAIEAAVDEVMKQGYRTPELAGEGLTVISTSEMGHKVAEAVTQ
- a CDS encoding 3-isopropylmalate dehydratase small subunit → MSKVWRYGDHVDTDVIIPARYLNISDFKELSEHAMEDIDTTFAPNVKPGDIIVAGRNFGCGSSREHAPIVIQEKGIQCIIAESFARIFYRNAINIGLPVLEVGDDAKKIQAGDTVDVDLDKGEIHVVNKGITIKTHPLPAFVRKIQEAGGLINYVKGEHA
- the leuC gene encoding 3-isopropylmalate dehydratase large subunit, producing the protein MGMTRTQKILARHAGRPEVEEGELLVSQVDLTLANDITGPPAIDEFDKIGRPVFNKDKIALVPDHFSPPKDIKSATLCKHMRDFARKHHITNYFEVGRMGIEHALVPDSGLVAPGELVIGADSHTCTYGAVNAFSTGVGQTDLGAAMASGQTWFKVPRAIKVVLTGKKPDYISGKDVILTLIGMIGVDGALYQSLEFFGDGVGELSMADRFTICNMAIEAGGKNGIFPVDDKTREYLKERGVTRKWEAVEADEDAVYARTITIALDQLEPTVAYPHLPENTHPAAEGRDIAIDQVVIGSCTNGRYEDLVSAARILKGRKVNDRVRCIIIPATQEIYKRAMDNGLLDIFINAGAAVSTPTCGPCLGGYMGILAAGERCVSTTNRNFRGRMGHVDSEVYLASPLTAAASAVTGHITDPREVMK
- a CDS encoding WG repeat-containing protein, whose product is MTYGKLAVVLGLCLALGQTALAADHLAVVEKSGKQGVIDTAGKEILPLHYKKVVLGDPKEDPVILVQEKGKYGLMDRDGRVLLPPTLKKVTDGGTGYLGGQAGRTWSFYNLKGEKLPGDYEGVQAFSEGMAPVKLKGKWGFADTTGKVVIQPQYKEVHGFSEGLAAVKTGKQWFYIRRDGTVLPSVSARKAGDFHQGVAVVDGGWLMDTTGRRYAKLKKYAYVGDFQDNGLAEVGVRRASHSFLDYLSIGLGWGDGWGWGGPYWGIGPGWGPYWGDVGYGYHHHHHHGWGWGGGISVSPAMAMPSNLYRGYVDKKGQEVIPPNYSYVSPFYGKYALFRDEGHWGMLDEKGRIVIPAAYDALLPFSRGLAPFASDKKWGFIDPSNQVVIANRFESVQSFLEDRTTAMEKGKGGVIDRSGRAVAPFREELQQLGPLTADRAAFKDSRTKKWGYIDGNAQVVIPAQYDNAGLFD